Genomic segment of Vitis riparia cultivar Riparia Gloire de Montpellier isolate 1030 chromosome 19, EGFV_Vit.rip_1.0, whole genome shotgun sequence:
CTGATTTTAGAGAATCATCTTCAGACCTTTTTTAGGCAGTAAAATCCAGGTTTCAATAATCTTTTTCTGCCATTTTTCCTCTTGAcatgcattttcactattttcttttactttcaaccattttcttgattttctcaattttcaacaagcatgaacaaacttcataattccaaacaatggaattcatagaatcaactcatgcaaaattaattagggctttggtgagggcccaacattcataatattttcttcaatattgtttgtttaatatttgattgattgtgttTCCTCTTCGTGAATACATGAGATGATTTTACACATAttattgagctaaccttgttccTCATTTTAGCGCTCAATTTGTTGTCTAGGTACGCTCTCCATCaccccattttcaaaattccacgAATATCCATTTCTTTGTGTACTATGCTCTTGCTTGATGtcatgtttgattgccttgatgttttatgatagcgcttgagaagcagtCCGGGTACACACTTTGACTCCtttatgatcatgatttgactTTCTAGCTTGGCATGTTAATTCTGAAATCACCTTAATCTACCTAGGTACcttcaatcaattaattaattgtcacatttcccTCGACTTAGTCACTAGAGACCTCTTTAAGGCTTAGAAGGGTGTTATCTCTTAGAGGTATcttcccgataggtaacctgatccccgaaccaagactcaagtttttcaagacttgcttttccaaaactatagAATCACTtctttagagtttttctttcttgttttattttcccttttaaaataaaataaaatgagtggcgactccaacttttcctaaactaatttttcaccatctcaccattgagtggggacacacgtgaaaaatgcaggtccacagCTATATTCGACATTGGTAAAAGAGGTGGTATAGAAAATGTTAATGATAGCATCATCCCCATTGCTACTACCATTCCATCACCAGTACAACTACAACAACTCTCATTGTTTTTAATAAGCAAaggcaattgtattaaaagaaaaagtatacaAAGCAACCAAGGTGTGAGTACACAAAACGACTCTCATTGTTACAATGCCACCATCACCATTCTATCAACCTTCAAATTTATTAACATCAAACATAAGCAGAATCTTCAAAAGACCATTGGCATTCCATTCATTCAAATACTTGATCACAAAATCCTTAATGTTAAATCAAAATCATCATCCAAACAACGATTAAAAGAAAAGCATTGATCAAAATGAAACTTCTATTTGTTGGCTTAGTTTAAAATTGTCTTATTCCATTAATACATAATAAGTATATTAGTCATTTCATTTCAAACCCATTTCTATCTTGATAGATTGCAATGTATGAAATGGGTTTGGCTCACTTCAATTTccataatctttaaaaaaaaatcattaaaatcattttgcataagcAAAAAACAGTCAAAATCTACTATCTAATAGGTCCCACATACACTACCCCCAATGTACAAAAACCAATTTAACCACATGATTTTAACTATACAATTTTTCACACACTATTTTCCTTCTAAATAACATTAACATGTTCCAACTGttcaaacttttttatataaatcaatgaAAATCCAAGGGACAAAATGATCAAATCAAGGTATCTCATACATAGGGTACTAAATCGTGCTCATTAGATggtgatttcaattttttattgctGATGGCATTGCTTGAGTATAATGGTTGAGGAAACCTCAGAATAGCTCATAAGGTGCAGGGCAGTATGGCAGTCCCAAATTTGGTTATGAAGCTATATTTATAgccattttaaatttaaaggaTGGAACCAATTGATTGATACAATCTATCTAATTCTATTTAACCTATATGTCACCAGTAGGACTAATCATTCTCAAAAGAGAACTAATAGAAAAAATctacaaaacaaagaagaatctCTTGAAGGCAACTGACACAGAAACctcaaaacaaaatgaaaaacaaaggtGCTGAAGCCTTAAAcatatttccataaaaaaattgcCTACAAGGCAAGGAAAACTTTTTAACAAGATTGTCCTTCAGATGATGGCACGCACTTGAAATCTTAAGATGGTATTGTCCTTGTTTCCTAAATATTCAACTTAAATGACTGGATGGACAAGGAATAggaaaaatcaaatgatatGATATTCTCAAAGTAGATCAAATAATAggtaacacacacacacacaccaaaTATTCTACTTAAATAATTGGATGGACAAGGAATAGGAAAAATCAAAGGATAGAATAGTCTCAAAGTAGATCAAATGATAGGTAGCGCACACACACAAACTAAATATTCAACCTAAATGACTGGATGGACAAGGAATAGGAAAAATCAAATAGAATATTCTCAAAGTAGATCAAATAATAggtaacacacacacacacactaaaTATTCTACTTAAATGACTGGATGGACAAGGAATAGGAAAAATCAAAGGatagaatattttcaaattagatCAAATAATAggtaacacacacacacacatatatacatacatatatatatatcacatgtttcatcatttcattttttacagAATTATTCAGGGCAATGCAGCAAAAATATATGAAACTTTGTGCTTTGAAGTAAATTCCAAAAGAGCAGAAATATACTTCTGCTTTTCAGCTGCATTTCTGGTAAAATCATCGCATGcttcattgtttcatttttttgcaGAATTATTCAGTGCAATGCAGCAAAAATATGTCAAACTTTGTGCTTTGATgtaaattccaagaaaataatttttccagaAATGGAGTAGAAAAACAAGTATCTGAAATATGGCATCAACAAAACATTCAAATAGAATCATACTACTCAAATAACTGCACAGATAACTGCTTTGCCAAAATGAGTTTACCTCCTTTGCAACATCAATACTTTTACAAACAAAGGTTGAACCAAACACATATTCCATGCACTCTGCGACATTTATACCAACTTTTAGTAAAGCTATTATCCAGCAGAATTTGGTTAAAAATGCAAGAGAGGTCAATGCTCAATTCCCACTGCATATGCTATGCAATAAGATAAATAAGGCTTGCCCATTTTCACAACAAATATGTGATGGAATTATGCCCAAGCACTAAAATTTCTAGTAACATGGCAATATACAAACATTTCACAAAGTGCAACATTCAATAATGAGGTTCGACATCATGGAAGCATACCTTTAGTTCCTCATCATATCCAACCAAAGAAAGAGCAAGTTCTGCATTCTCCTTACCAACCTGAAGATgccaaataataatatttgaaccATGGCTGACAGaccaaaaccattaaattaTGGAGAAAACTAAGTGCATTGACTAACCAATCTGGAAGCTGCATTTTGAACTCTTAAAGGAACAGTATGGGATTGAATTTTGTTCAACAGTATGATCATTACTCTTCTCCGGAGATCACCATTTTGAAGCAGTAGTTTTCCAGTATTTTCTGTGTCTACAACAACATTAAACAACTTCCCACCAGCAACCCGTAAGTGAACTCAGCATAAGAATGCATATGTTATTTTGTAGTCATAAATATTGGCAAATGAATTAAGCCCTTGAAAGCAAACCAATTATATCCTATCATGCATTCCCAACCTATAAGGCAGTCATTGTGGAGCTATCCTTCACTTTGATTAGTTTTGCACCACACCTTTCACCCTTGACCTATCAAAATTCTTCACTGGGTCACGGTATGTAAACTGAACATTTCTCAGTTGAGCAGAAACAATCCTTGTCTCATCTTTTAACTTCTGCACCACGTCCAGCTCAAGAGCACGTTCCTGAAAAGCATTTTGCAATCTAATATGTAGAAGTGTGATCAAATTGGGATTCATATATCATTTATGTAGTGCTGGGAGCCATTTGGGAAAGAGCACACTAACCTTTTGTGATGCTTCCATCTGACCTTCTTTGTATGTAAGAGATTCCAATGCCATTTTGATATTTTCCACATCCTTTCTCCTCACATTAAGCTCATTCTCAACAGAAACAGCTTCTTCACACTTAGCTATTAACtcatttgttttctctttcagcTCTTTTTCACAATGAGTTATTTTTGTGTTGAGTTGTTTCAATTCTGTTTCTGCACTTCTAACTGTTACTTGTGCATCAGCTAGTTGATCTTCAAGGCATTTTTCCTCACTTCCACTGCTCTTACCAGCTAGTATCATGGTATGTACAACATATCTTTTAAATACAACTCAGCTTGCCTATAAATGAGAGCAATAACAATGCCCATCAAGTTCAATAGCAGAATGAGATATATTAGCACTCTTTTTACCTGGTACTCTTTTTCACACTCTTCCAAATTCTTAGAAAGTCCCTCAGCTCTTTGTTTTAGATCAGCTGCCCCATTTTCAGCCCTTTTGACAGCAGAGGCCTCTCTTCAACAGACTTTTAAATCTTCAAACCTCTAACAATCTGGTAACATCAACACAACTAAATGTGATATTCCATACAACTCACAATAACAGCAGAAAAATATTAGTACAaaacaggaaaagaaaacacaaaaagcaAACTGTCAAAAAACAAAAGCTATTGATAAGCATGCAATGCTTCCAACAAAGAGAAAACATATCTTCATTTGTTTGGTGCCAGGCTCCAGTTACCTTTTCAGCATTCTCTTTTTCACTCCTGAGAGtgtcttcttgatttttcagtACTGATGCTTGCTTCACAAGCTCACGAGAAAGAGCATCTACATTCTCTGATAAAACTTTTACCTCTCCACCCATACTTGCCTCCTTTTCAGCAGTCAAGTTTGACACTTGTGTCTCCATTTCCTGTATTTCCACCGGCATCCTTTTGTGACCGTCTTCAATATCAGCAAGCTTCATCTTTACTTGTTCAACCCCAGAGACTGCACTGTCCCTAATCTTCTCTGCTTGAACAAATTCATAGGCAATGCAGAACCTTTTAAGTTGATGTAATTCTGCATTGCCATTAGCCCATTGCATATCCTGCATCCATTCTTTCCTCAACTTCTCCAAAGCAGGCAATATCTCCTGGTCAAGAAGCTTATCAATCTCATCAACTTTGCTCTGCTTCTTCTCAAGTGTTTTCAGAGCAGCCTCTTTCTTTGTGTCATACATTCTTGTCCCAGCAACCTCTTCAAGGATAGATAATATCTCAGGAGGTTTCATGTTTAAGACCTTGGTGATGCGCCCTTGCATTATGAGAAAATGTGGGTTGTTAACATTGAGCTGTACAGAGTAGAAAAGATTTTGAACTCGACTAGGCTGGGCAAGGTGTCCATTTATCAGGTATTTGTTCCTTCCACCAACCACAATCTGCCAAGTAAGCAAACAATTCTAGACTAAGTTGGAATAAAAGCAATGCATTGAAGGTCCAAAAGGACATTAGCATAGCACTAGTTGGTGCAAACCGATTATTGGGTGTATTACATATGCTACCACATTAAAGTGACAATTaacttttggaaaaatatgtgaaatgaCTTAATGCTGATTAATTTTGGTACAAATTTTCCATGGAAAGTAAAGTGATGATCCAAACAGTAATAGAATAGAATTCTTGTCATTTAGTAAAtcccaaaattataattttatcttctttttttttccatttttttatgttttttaccATCTAGAATAGAGCCTTCAACAGAAGAaccaaaatagttttaaaaaggCATAAGAATTTGGTCAGTTTTTAACACCCTTAGATAACAATGTTTATACCAgagtgaagagaaaaaaaactagACTAAGTtcttatgttattaaaattataaaaataaaaaaaaaataaaaaaagaaaaaaggaaaaaagataagACTTTGTCCTCCATTTAGTTGCTGAGAAAGGTAGGAAAACAAAACATcggataaaattttgaatctccaTGTTCCATTACTAAGGACCATAGGATCTGCAAACCTCACCCAACTCAATGTACTACAACTGTTCAGCTTAATTAGGATCCTTTTCAGTTGCGGATACAAAAAACCACATAAACAGAGAAGTCAAATTTCTATTCTAGTTATTTGCCTCTTGTCTCAGCAAGCAAACAGGAAGTTCTTGAAATTAccaaaatctaaaaagaaaaatgacataatttcatttattgtgAGTTTAAGCACCACAAAAAATCGCTGTGCCtgaaaaatgcacaaaaatcCTCCCCAGATCTAACATTTTTACCAATTTCTCAAGTGCAATCGTTCTAAGATTGGCCTATTTCactgaaagaaagaaagaaagaaatccaaaaaataaaaaactaattacaCTGAAAACAGGCTTAAATCATATCCAAAGGATCATGAAATTTCTGAATACAAGCAAACATGTTTCACAATTTCACCCATATGAAGCTTTCTTCTTTCAAATTTGAACGATCTAAAACATACATaccaaaaaataacaaaacataacATTACATAATAGTATTACAATACTTCTCAACAGttcctcagcaaccaaacaggacatctttctttttcattttaatggaGTTGTCAAAAACTCGCATGGAGAATACATTCACAATAGTCAGAAAACctaaaatttacaaaatggctataaaaatacactaaaaaactaaaaatcagtGCAAACCCCACACACCTGCCGTGTTACCGTAATATCTGGACAATCCTGGTAGCCGAGCGGACTCCGACTCCTATCAGAATTATCGAACACCACCGACACGGTGGCCTTAGTAACCCCAGCTTGGCCTTGCTTATGGACCAGCTCCTGGAGATTGGAAGCGGACCTGCTGCAAATTGGTAATCCCAACACAAAGCAAATGGATTCAAGAATGTTGGACTTCCGGAACCATTAAGGCCCGTGATGGCATTGAAGTAGGGATCGAAGCCAGGGACGACCGTGCGAGTGGCGTAGGATTTGAAGCCCTCCAAGCAGATGTCCTTTATGTACATTATTGGGATGATGAAATTGAAACCCTAAGGGGTAAAGATGAAGAGGGTGGTTTCGGAGATGGAAACCCTGTAGTTCGAGAGAGGGAGTGGGGATTTTGGAGGGGTTTTGAAATGAATGTCTCTTTATTTCAAAGGCGGGAAATGACTggattgttatttttaattaaaatattatataaacaaAGTATAACTGTTAACACGTCAGCGGGGATAGGTCAGTTGGGAGAGCGTCTTACATTATTTATCCTTTTACTTCTCTATTTTCTATGAGGCCCATCCATcaccaatttctttttttttttttgaactcttttgaaatgatggaaatgttttttttttaacctaaataTTTGGTACACTTAATAAGATTAATGTTCcatctaataataaaaaacatcaagaaaagaaaaagaaaaacatgaaagaaatcTTAGTATCCATTTAGAAACTATTGTTGAATATAGTTTTTGGttttctaaaatagaaaaaagttttataacattaaaaacatgtttgacaattttgctaactaaatatgtttaaataaatttaattttttttcaatttttatttataaagtattataaaagaagtaaattatagataatacttttaaaacatttatattatatataaatgaatatattacTTTCATAAAGATcaatagagaatttttttttttcatatttgagtttttaaataaaaattttgttctaaaaaattaagtaagaatttttaaaaataaaattgttctaaattttttttctacagctattttcaaaaaaattgttaaactaCAAGCTCATTTGATCATGTCTtatgatgtttgttttaaaaaaactattaatttttacattaacAAGTTATAATAGTCACATTGAATGTTTATATAATGAAATGTTTATTTATTGTCATTTGAGTGACATAATTCCACAAATTGAAACATTCATTATCGGTGCATATCCTTAgttctcttatttattttttacataaaaatataaagaaaaataaaataaaatgaaaattatttaaagcgtctcccataataataataatgcgaAATTTTGATAGATATGGCATTTGTCATTACACAAATATCAAAAGAATGTTTTGTTTTAGTGTTAACaccataatttttaaagtttaagaaaaacaagtgataaaaacaaatgattgagtttcaatcaaattttcattttctttttgttctccTTTTCCAATTTATTGGgtatccatttttttctctttacttTCCCTTCTATTTTGTATAATTCAAAGAAAACTTagatgtgttttttcttttataaaataaaaaatgatttatgctactatttattacaaatttcgAGTGCTACTACTTGTAGAATAATCTAAAAGCTTATTTGgttatgtgatttaaaaatagttttctaattttttttaaaaaatatttttaaaaatttctaatactaTTTAACCTAtgttcattgaaaacaatttttaaaaacaaagtaaaatacaaaataatttttaaagaacaaatagGAGTACGTTGTTTTCatcgatttttaaaactaaaaggaAAACGTGAGCCcgtttgatcatattttttaaacttatttttaaaaattatttttaagttataaaacaaaaaataagtttaagaaaatatgatcaaatttttAGCCAAATTTCACTCAATATAAATATGAgcttttctcaaaataattaattacaattccAAACCCAAGGTGGGCTCAAAGCGTAAGCCAAGTTGGGCTTAGGATTAAACTTgagctaaaaattaaatttctaatgGGATATATGACTTGTTGGGCCTTGTTATGGCCAACTGAGCCCAAGCCAAGGCAATCACTTAAGGTTGAAGATGGGACATTATATTAGCCCATTCCACATTAGAACTCATAAGTTGAAGTCCAAGGTTGGTTAAAAAATTGGGGCTTGAGATTGGGTGTTGCAACATCTTGGACATGGGCATCTATCCCCACTTAGAAATTATTGCTCACCATATTTATGTTATAAAAGTCTATAATGGTTTTGGAAATTCTATCCttattcctctatttttttttactagcaaataaaataaaaattatatttactttCGAGTAAGGATTTAATAATGTCAGCAAATATACATGTCGATTTGATAGGTTGGTGTGTCGTTGAATTGAGTTAAGTCAAATCGGATTTAGCTAGTCAACAAGTTATAATTACATTTTACATCAATTTATTAAGgaattttgtatca
This window contains:
- the LOC117908523 gene encoding LOW QUALITY PROTEIN: structural maintenance of chromosomes protein 2-1 (The sequence of the model RefSeq protein was modified relative to this genomic sequence to represent the inferred CDS: inserted 2 bases in 2 codons; substituted 1 base at 1 genomic stop codon); translated protein: MYIKDICLEGFKSYATRTVVPGFDPYFNAITGLNGSGXSNILESICFVLGLPICSRSASNLQELVHKQGQAGVTKATVSVVFDNSDRSRSPLGYQDCPDITVTRQIVVGGRNKYLINGHLAQPSRVQNLFYSVQLNVNNPHFLIMQGRITKVLNMKPPEILSILEEVAGTRMYDTKKEAALKTLEKKQSKVDEIDKLLDQEILPALEKLRKEWMQDMQWANGNAELHQLKRFCIAYEFVQAEKIRDSAVSGVEQVKMKLADIEDGHKRMPVEIQEMETQVSNLTAEKEASMGGEVKVLSENVDALSRELVKQASVLKNQEDTLRSEKENAEKVTGRFEDLKVCXREASAVKRAENGAADLKQRAEGLSKNLEECEKEYVVHTMILAGKSSGSEEKCLEDQLADAQVTVRSAETELKQLNTKITHCEKELKEKTNELIAKCEEAVSVENELNVRRKDVENIKMALESLTYKEGQMEASQKERALELDVVQKLKDETRIVSAQLRNVQFTYRDPVKNFDRSRVKGVXAKLIKVKDSSTMTAL